The Astyanax mexicanus isolate ESR-SI-001 chromosome 14, AstMex3_surface, whole genome shotgun sequence genome window below encodes:
- the snx6 gene encoding sorting nexin-6 isoform X1, with protein MMQEGLDDGPDFLSEEDRGPRAVNVDLQTDATLQVDISDALSERDKVKFTVHTKSTLPNFKQNEFSVVRQHEEFIWLHDSFVENEEYAGFIIPPAPPRPDFDASREKLQKLGEGEGSMTKEEFTKMKQELEAEYLAIFKKTVAMHEVFLCRVAAHPVLRKDLNFHVFLEYNQDLSVRGKNKKEKLEDFFKNVVKSADGVIVSGVKQDVDDFFEHEKTFLLEYHNRVKDASAKSDRMIRSHKSAADDINRIASTLYTLGTQDSTDVCKFFLKVSELFEKTRKIEARVAADEDLKLADLLKYYLRESQAAKDLLYRRGRALVDYENANKALDKARAKNKDVLQAETTQQVCCQKFEKISESAKQELIDFKTRRVAAFRKNLVELAELELKHAKGNLQLLQSCLAVLKGDT; from the exons ATGATG CAAGAAGGGCTGGACGACGGTCCCGATTTCCTCTCCGAGGAGGACAGAGGA CCCAGGGCCGTCAATGTGGACCTTCAGACTGATGCTACACTACAAGTGGACATTTCAGATGCTCTGAGCGAGAGAGACAAAGTGAAGTTCACCGTCCATACAAAG AGCACTCTACCCAACTTCAAGCAGAATGAGTTTTCAGTGGTGAGACAACATGAAGAATTCATCTGGCTCCATGACTCATTTGTAGAAAATGAAGAATATGCTGGATTTATT ATTCCTCCTGCTCCTCCGAGACCAGACTTTGATGCTTCCCGAGAGAAGCTGCAGAAGCTGGGCGAGGGAGAGGGCTCCATGACCAAGGAGGAGTTCACAAAGATGAAACAGGAGCTTGAGGC AGAATACTTGGCCATCTTCAAGAAGACTGTGGCGATGCATGAGGTCTTCCTCTGCCGTGTTGCTGCCCATCCTGTGCTGCGGAAAGACTTGAACTTCCATGTTTTCTTGGAGTACAACCAAGAT CTGAGTGTTCGAggcaaaaacaagaaagaaaaactgGAGGACTTCTTCAAGAATGTGGTGAAGTCTGCAGACGGAGTAATAGTGTCTGGAGTGAAG CAGGATGTAGATGACTTCTTTGAACATGAGAAGACATTCCTTTTAGAGTACCATAACCGCGTCAAAGACGCCTCTGCCAAATCTGACAGAATGATCAGGTCTCACAAAA GTGCTGCAGATGACATCAACAGAATTGCCTCCACACTATACACTTTAGGGACCCAGGACTCAACAGATGTGTGCAA gtTTTTCTTGAAAGTGTCAGAGCTTTTTGAGAAAACACGG AAAATCGAAGCACGAGTTGCTGCTGATGAAGATTTAAAACTTGCTGACTTGTTGAAGTATTACCTCAGAGAGTCACAAGCTGCCAAG GACCTTCTGTACAGACGAGGAAGGGCATTAGTTGATTACGAGAATGCCAACAAAGCTCTGGACAAGGCCAGGGCCAAAAACAAAGATGTACTTCAAGCAGAAACCACCCAGCAGGTGTGCTGTCAGAAGTTTGAGAAAATCTCAGAATCAGCTAAACAAG AACTGATAGACTTCAAAACAAGAAGAGTAGCAGCCTTCAGAAAGAACTTGGTGGAACTAGCTGAGCTTGAACTCAAACATGCTAAG GGTAATCTACAATTGTTGCAAAGCTGTCTGGCTGTTCTAAAAGGGGACACTTAG
- the snx6 gene encoding sorting nexin-6 isoform X2, whose amino-acid sequence MMQEGLDDGPDFLSEEDRGPRAVNVDLQTDATLQVDISDALSERDKVKFTVHTKSTLPNFKQNEFSVVRQHEEFIWLHDSFVENEEYAGFIIPPAPPRPDFDASREKLQKLGEGEGSMTKEEFTKMKQELEAEYLAIFKKTVAMHEVFLCRVAAHPVLRKDLNFHVFLEYNQDLSVRGKNKKEKLEDFFKNVVKSADGVIVSGVKDVDDFFEHEKTFLLEYHNRVKDASAKSDRMIRSHKSAADDINRIASTLYTLGTQDSTDVCKFFLKVSELFEKTRKIEARVAADEDLKLADLLKYYLRESQAAKDLLYRRGRALVDYENANKALDKARAKNKDVLQAETTQQVCCQKFEKISESAKQELIDFKTRRVAAFRKNLVELAELELKHAKGNLQLLQSCLAVLKGDT is encoded by the exons ATGATG CAAGAAGGGCTGGACGACGGTCCCGATTTCCTCTCCGAGGAGGACAGAGGA CCCAGGGCCGTCAATGTGGACCTTCAGACTGATGCTACACTACAAGTGGACATTTCAGATGCTCTGAGCGAGAGAGACAAAGTGAAGTTCACCGTCCATACAAAG AGCACTCTACCCAACTTCAAGCAGAATGAGTTTTCAGTGGTGAGACAACATGAAGAATTCATCTGGCTCCATGACTCATTTGTAGAAAATGAAGAATATGCTGGATTTATT ATTCCTCCTGCTCCTCCGAGACCAGACTTTGATGCTTCCCGAGAGAAGCTGCAGAAGCTGGGCGAGGGAGAGGGCTCCATGACCAAGGAGGAGTTCACAAAGATGAAACAGGAGCTTGAGGC AGAATACTTGGCCATCTTCAAGAAGACTGTGGCGATGCATGAGGTCTTCCTCTGCCGTGTTGCTGCCCATCCTGTGCTGCGGAAAGACTTGAACTTCCATGTTTTCTTGGAGTACAACCAAGAT CTGAGTGTTCGAggcaaaaacaagaaagaaaaactgGAGGACTTCTTCAAGAATGTGGTGAAGTCTGCAGACGGAGTAATAGTGTCTGGAGTGAAG GATGTAGATGACTTCTTTGAACATGAGAAGACATTCCTTTTAGAGTACCATAACCGCGTCAAAGACGCCTCTGCCAAATCTGACAGAATGATCAGGTCTCACAAAA GTGCTGCAGATGACATCAACAGAATTGCCTCCACACTATACACTTTAGGGACCCAGGACTCAACAGATGTGTGCAA gtTTTTCTTGAAAGTGTCAGAGCTTTTTGAGAAAACACGG AAAATCGAAGCACGAGTTGCTGCTGATGAAGATTTAAAACTTGCTGACTTGTTGAAGTATTACCTCAGAGAGTCACAAGCTGCCAAG GACCTTCTGTACAGACGAGGAAGGGCATTAGTTGATTACGAGAATGCCAACAAAGCTCTGGACAAGGCCAGGGCCAAAAACAAAGATGTACTTCAAGCAGAAACCACCCAGCAGGTGTGCTGTCAGAAGTTTGAGAAAATCTCAGAATCAGCTAAACAAG AACTGATAGACTTCAAAACAAGAAGAGTAGCAGCCTTCAGAAAGAACTTGGTGGAACTAGCTGAGCTTGAACTCAAACATGCTAAG GGTAATCTACAATTGTTGCAAAGCTGTCTGGCTGTTCTAAAAGGGGACACTTAG
- the cfl2 gene encoding cofilin-2, giving the protein MASGVTVNDEVIKVFNDMKVRKSSTSDEVKKRKKAVLFCLSDDKKKIIVEEGKQILVGDIGETVDDPYACFVKLLPLNDCRYGLYDATYETKESKKEDLVFIFWAPEGAPLKSKMIYASSKDAIKKKFTGIKHEWQVNGLDDIQDRSTLADKLGGNVVVSLEGRPL; this is encoded by the exons ATG GCTTCAGGAGTCACAGTAAATGATGAAGTCATCAAAGTCTTCAATGACATGAAGGTGCGAAAGTCCTCAACCTCGGACGAGGTAAAAAAGCGCAAAAAGGCAGTGCTGTTCTGTCTCAGTGACGACAAGAAGAAGATTATCGTAGAGGAGGGCAAGCAAATCCTAGTTGGTGATATTGGAGAGACTGTTGATGATCCCTATGCCTGCTTTGTAAAGCTCCTACCTCTTAACGACTGCAGATATGGCTTGTATGATGCCACATACGAAACAAAAGAGTCCAAGAAAGAAGACTTGGTATTTATATTTTG GGCCCCTGAGGGAGCACCATTAAAAAGCAAGATGATATATGCTAGCTCTAAAGATGCCATTAAAAAGAAGTTTACAG GTATCAAACATGAATGGCAAGTCAATGGTTTAGATGACATTCAGGACCGCTCAACCTTGGCAGACAAATTGGGAGGCAATGTGGTTGTATCTCTGGAAGGGCGACCATTGTAA